The Deltaproteobacteria bacterium PRO3 genomic sequence ATTGGTATGAGATCACCGACGGCTTTCACCATATCGGTCCCGCGGGGCAGCCGAAGCGGTTTCATCCAATTTTGCCTTTCGGGCGTATTTGGTTCCAACAGCTCGCGGCCTTGCATCGCCAGGCGACGCAACCGAAGCAACGAGGGAGGTAAACCTTGGGCACATCGACGATCACACCCAAACAAGACGGTTTTGGCTTGGATTTTGGCGGCGACGGCGACAAAGAACGGCAGTACGATTTCACGCTGACGCCGGAACAAATTCAAAAATTCGTCGACGTCGCGTTGGCGGCACCTGATTTTCTGAAGATTGCAGGGGATTTCTGGTCGGAATTCCTGGGTGGGAAAAAGCTGGATGTGTTTTTGAAGGACCTATTGAAGAAAGTGAAGGTCTCGTCCCACCCCACCTTTCAAATCACGGCGGATTGCGAAACATTCGACGACATCGAAATCAAATGGTTCAATCCCGACGTTTCTCAGACCTCGGTGCCGGGTTTGACCATCGATGCCAAACCCCAGCCGTTGGACATCGTCACGGAAAAATGCGCCTGTCCGGGCGATCCTGCCGGAAAGAAAAGCGGCCGGCGCAAAACCCGAGTCTTCATCATCAAATGGTGGGTCACCATTTCCATCAAGGGAATCGTCTTGCCCTTTCTTGGCCAGATCGACCGGATCAAGGTCACGGGGCCTTGCTGCTGCCCTAAAAAGGAGGAAGATACTCCCAAGAAGGATCGAGGAGCACCAGATGAGCCGAAACCCTCGCGTCCGCCAATGGCGCCGAAAAATAAGGCGAATAAAAGGTGAATAAACGCAGGTTTGATATTATGGGCGTAGCCTTAGATTCTGGTGACCGCCTATTGTTTCGAAGATTAAAATTCGATGCGTAAGCATACCGAGTCACCATGGAAGATTCAGGGTCAACCAGCGCGACAAGCTCAACTCCCTGGTTGATGGACGGGCTTCGGTTTTTCGGGAGCGCGTTTGCGAAGGAGCTTGGTCTGTCGGATCAGCATCTCACCCTGCGGAAGCGTCCGCAATTCCATTAGCATTTCGCCGTTTTTGGAGTCCTTTCGGAGGGTCTCGAGAATTTTCCGGATTTGCTCGGATTTTATCTGCTCCAGCTCCCGGATCTGCGTCTTCGGCAAAACCTCGACCCTTTCCAAGTAAACGTCAATCTTCTTGACGCTTTCCGGAGGGTTCTTTGCGGAGGGCTTGCTTTCGGCGGGGGCCTTCGCAACGGCACGGGGCGCCGGGGCGGGGCTTCGCTTCGTAACCAAACCGAGCCTTTCCTTCAGGGCTTGCTGCGCCTTCTCATGCGCTGCATTGGCCTCCACCACCTTCTGCTGAGCCGCCTTCGCCTCGGCGCTGTCAGGACCCTGCTCCTTTTTGGCCTTCGCCAGCGCGGCTTCCGCCCGCCGCAAGGCAAAACCCGCCTCGCGATAGGCCGATTCGGCGGCCTGGATTTCCGGAGATACCGGGGACGGCGTCGTGGTTTTGGGTTGAACGGAAAGAGGGCGCGGAGGAGACATGGGTTTTCCTTTCGGAATGGGCCCAAGCCTTCGACGGGTATTATCGAACCGAAGCGGCTGGAGTTGTGGGAGAATTGGGAAAAACCACGGCAAAACAGAGAAGTAAACTTATGAAATAATTGCCTTACCCAATTTTTTACGAAAGGCTAACCTCTGCCCATGGAAAAGCCCTCGTCTTTACCCACCCTCGCCCGCCGCCTGGGCTTCTTCGCCCTGATCGTCTACGGGATCGGCGACATCCTTGGCGCGGGAATTTATGCCCTGGTTGGAAAGGTGATCGGCATCTCGGGGGCGGCCGCCTGGGCAACCTTCCTGATCGCCGCCCTGGCCGCGGTGCTCACGGGCTTGAGCTACGCCGAGCTGAGCGCCCGCTTCCCGGTGGCGGGCGGGGCGGCCGCCTTCGTGCGGCGCGCCTTCCCCGGCAAGCTGCCCGCCACTTTGATCGGCGTCTTCGTCCTCGGTACCGGCCTCGTCTCGGCCGCGACCGTCACCACCGCCTTCTCGGGCTACCTGCAGCAATTGCTCCCCTTTCCCGATTGGCCGGCGCAGCTGCTCTTGGTCGCCGGGATGAGCTTTTTGAGCTTTTGGGGAATCCAAGAATCCTCGCGGGTGAACTTCGTCCTCACCGCCGTCGAGGTCGGCGGGCTGATCGCCGTCATCGCCTTGGGCCTTGGGATGATGAACAGCGAGGCCACCCAAAACTTCGTCGCGGCAGCGCGCGGAGATTTCGAATGGGCAGCGGTCTTGGGCGGGGTGACGGTCGCCTTCTACGCCTACATCGGCTTCGAGGACTTAAGCAATCTGGCGGAAGAGGCCAAAGACCCGAAGCGCGACCTGCCCCGCGCCATCCTGATCGCCATCTCCGTCTCCACTGTCATCTACATCCTGGTCACGCTGGCGCTCTTGATCCACGTGCCCAAGGCCGAGATCGCCGCCTCCAAAACCCCGCTCC encodes the following:
- a CDS encoding amino acid permease gives rise to the protein MEKPSSLPTLARRLGFFALIVYGIGDILGAGIYALVGKVIGISGAAAWATFLIAALAAVLTGLSYAELSARFPVAGGAAAFVRRAFPGKLPATLIGVFVLGTGLVSAATVTTAFSGYLQQLLPFPDWPAQLLLVAGMSFLSFWGIQESSRVNFVLTAVEVGGLIAVIALGLGMMNSEATQNFVAAARGDFEWAAVLGGVTVAFYAYIGFEDLSNLAEEAKDPKRDLPRAILIAISVSTVIYILVTLALLIHVPKAEIAASKTPLLLVFEKAGLGRVADYFAVVAILAITNTGLINLIMASRLMYGMAQEDLLPKSLASVHAGRRTPWLGVLVAGGAVLLLVFTGSLKVLAQTTSFLILIVFLLVHLSLLKLRWQRHPHEGIQFPSLIPF